From Rutidosis leptorrhynchoides isolate AG116_Rl617_1_P2 chromosome 3, CSIRO_AGI_Rlap_v1, whole genome shotgun sequence, a single genomic window includes:
- the LOC139898128 gene encoding uncharacterized protein isoform X2, translating to MHTWQTLSFQIFRFGGANCDGHYPDDLNADIKVQEDVIISRTGAHIHVSATLNFTQPIEAANIIDSIGVSVPHDSNLSLEGNNEVYDLVQSSPRPLYKDILVGGVLNSLPSFDSLYNLEDEIDNCGPSAVVGVGILDSGFEKGVDYVDGEPGVNASVVQEVQR from the exons ATGCATACATGGCAAACTTTGAG cTTTCAGATCTTTAGATTTGGTGGAGCAAATTGTGATGGCCATTATCCAGATGATCTTAATGCTGACATCAAG GTGCAAGAAGACGTTATCATCTCAAGAACTGGAGCCCACATTCATGTTAGTGCCACTCTAAATTTCACTCAGCCCATCGAAGCTGCGAATATTATCGACTCCATTGGAGTTAGTGTGCCGCATGATTCTAATCTTAGTTTAGAGGGTAACAACGAGGTTTATGATTTGGTGCAATCATCGCCGAGACCCCTTTATAAAGATATTTTGGTTGGGGGTGTTCTTAACTCCTTGCCGAGTTTTGATTCACTGTATAATTTGGAGGACGAAATTGACAATTGTGGCCCGAGTGCTGTAGTTGGCGTTGGTATCCTAGATTCAGGGTTTGAAAAGGGTGTTGATTATGTCGATGGGGAACCTGGAGTAAATGCCTCGGTGGTTCAAGAG GTACAAAGGTAA
- the LOC139898128 gene encoding uncharacterized protein isoform X1 produces the protein MHTWQTLSFQIFRFGGANCDGHYPDDLNADIKVQEDVIISRTGAHIHVSATLNFTQPIEAANIIDSIGVSVPHDSNLSLEGNNEVYDLVQSSPRPLYKDILVGGVLNSLPSFDSLYNLEDEIDNCGPSAVVGVGILDSGFEKGVDYVDGEPGVNASVVQEVLVKVLTM, from the exons ATGCATACATGGCAAACTTTGAG cTTTCAGATCTTTAGATTTGGTGGAGCAAATTGTGATGGCCATTATCCAGATGATCTTAATGCTGACATCAAG GTGCAAGAAGACGTTATCATCTCAAGAACTGGAGCCCACATTCATGTTAGTGCCACTCTAAATTTCACTCAGCCCATCGAAGCTGCGAATATTATCGACTCCATTGGAGTTAGTGTGCCGCATGATTCTAATCTTAGTTTAGAGGGTAACAACGAGGTTTATGATTTGGTGCAATCATCGCCGAGACCCCTTTATAAAGATATTTTGGTTGGGGGTGTTCTTAACTCCTTGCCGAGTTTTGATTCACTGTATAATTTGGAGGACGAAATTGACAATTGTGGCCCGAGTGCTGTAGTTGGCGTTGGTATCCTAGATTCAGGGTTTGAAAAGGGTGTTGATTATGTCGATGGGGAACCTGGAGTAAATGCCTCGGTGGTTCAAGAGGTATTGGTTAAAGTTTTAACAATGTAG